One genomic segment of Melitaea cinxia chromosome 19, ilMelCinx1.1, whole genome shotgun sequence includes these proteins:
- the LOC123662968 gene encoding AN1-type zinc finger protein 2A-like, giving the protein MEFPHIGKNCSYKSCNKLDFLPMKCDACKEVYCSDHFAYVKHECPSPYGRDVQVPQCPLCGAPVPGKRGEPPDVAVGAHIDNQCTSDPARERRNRVFTNRCSYKGCKTKEMVPLVCSECSLNYCLRHRHAADHACEGKLAAKRRQAANAAMARMRANEINITSRTAANNPVTAFTEVQGNMSEDEALARALALSMQDQTSDIRTRDNNFARALNRQRVGGEQNSRCSVS; this is encoded by the exons atggAGTTCCCTCATATAGGAAAGAATTGTTCATATAAATCATGTAATAAACTGG ACTTTCTGCCAATGAAATGTGACGCTTGCAAGGAAGTTTATTG cTCAGACCATTTTGCATACGTAAAACATGAATGCCCTTCACCCTATGGAAGGGATGTTCAAGTACCGCAGTGTCCTCTCTGCGGGGCTCCAGTTCCCGGTAAAAGAGGTGAACCACCGGATGTAGCTGTGGGTGCTCATATAGATAATCAGTGTACCTCTGATCCCGCTAGAGAGAGACGAAATCGg GTATTTACAAATAGGTGTTCCTACAAGGGATGCAAAACAAAAGAAATGGTGCCTTTAGTGTGTAGTGAATGTTCGTTGAATTACTGTCTGCGTCACAGGCATGCAGCTGACCATGCTTGTGAAGGAAAACTAGCTGCTAAGAGACGACAAGCTgc taATGCTGCAATGGCGCGCATGAGAGCAAATGAAATCAACATAACAAGCAGAACAGCAGCTAATAATCCTGTGACAGCATTTACTGAAGTACAAGGAAATATG tCTGAAGATGAAGCATTAGCTAGAGCACTCGCTTTATCAATGCAAGATCAAACCTCAGATATAAGAACAAGGGACAATAACTTTGCCAGAGCGTTAAACAGACAACGAGTGGGTGGTGAACAGAATTCAAGATGTTCAGTATCTTAg
- the LOC123662967 gene encoding telomere length and silencing protein 1 homolog, whose product MEESKESIVEEEIKFKPKKRKNLRQRVKIEDEESEDEELILARLEEAKEMQKLRERPNGVSIVALATGQKINLVEEITCKDPFNVKSGGMVNMQALKSGKVKQVDDAYDTGIGTQFSAETNKRDEDEEMMKYIEEQLAKRKEGADDNKRENDDGESLKYLAPEEAALLSLPEHLRASSAHRSEEMLSNQMLSGIPEVDLGIDAKIKNIEATEEAKMKLLWERHNKKDSPSQFVPTNMAVNFVQHNRFNLDSVNSKKRKVEKPESKKAETNVIDESVNKIVKKAKGERATDDYHYEKFRKQFRRY is encoded by the exons atggaaGAATCAAAAGAATCAATAGTcgaagaagaaataaaatttaaaccaaaaaaaaggaaaaacttGAGACAAAGAGTAAAAATTGAAGATGAAGAATCTGAAGATGAAGAATTAATTTTAGCTAGGTTAGAAGAAGCAAAAGAAATGCAGAAATTAAGAGAAAGACCGAACGGAGTAAGCATAGTCGCTTTAGCCACgggacaaaaaataaatttagttgagGAAATAACTTGTAAAGATCCCTTTAACGTTAAATCTGGTGGTATGGTAAATATGCAAGCGTTAAAAAGTGGGAAGGTCAAACAAGTAGATGATGCGTATGATACTGGTATCGGCACTCAATTTTCTGCTGAAACTAATAAACGCGATGAAGATGAAGAAATGATGAAATACATAGAAGAGCAATTGGCAAAACGGAAAG aagGTGCTGATGATAACAAGAGGGAAAATGACGATGGTGAGTCGTTAAAATATTTAGCACCAGAGGAAGCAGCATTACTATCGTTACCAGAACATTTACGAGCATCTTCAGCTCATAGATCAGAAGAAATGTTGTCTAACCAAATGCTCAGTGGTATCCCAGAAGTCGATTTAGGAATTGATGCAAAAATAAAGAACATTGAAGCAACAGAGGAAGCTAAAATGAAACTTTTATGGGAAAGGCATAACAAAAAAGATAGTCCATCGCAGTTTGTTCCAACAAACATGGCTGTAAACTTTGTTCAACATAATAGATTTAATTTAGATAGTGTTAATTCAAAGAAGAGGAAAGTAGAAAAACCGGAAAGTAAAAAAGCAGAAACGAACGTGATTGACGAAAgtgttaataaaattgttaaaaaagcgAAAGGGGAAAGGGCTACTGATGATTATCATTATGAGAAGTTTAGAAAACAATTCAGGAGATATTAA
- the LOC123662712 gene encoding uncharacterized protein LOC123662712 produces the protein MSRYTPTEYANMHFIYGLCNGNANRAAALYRERYPNVRHPDYRVFIRVHNSLFEGRFPGTGLSRASEGRLQRHSEVEVLELVEEDPSTSLSQIARRTGIPKKSVHRILKRHQLYPYHYQKVQTLMPRDGAFRVTFCQIMLRKIREDPKCFDKILWTDESTCRRDGFLNLHNLHSWQLENPKLIRADRAQQQFKINLWTGIVGGKIIGPYELPATLNAEGYLIFLQNNLLELLQNLSLETREGMWLQNDGCPAHFAVRVREYLNEAYPDRWIGRLGPILWPPRSPDLNPLNFFYWGCIKEKVYNKAVSTVEELRTRVQLAAGEIEASGYARRIKRSFIRRCRGCIAANGGHFEHLL, from the coding sequence ATGTCTCGGTACACACCGACTGAATATGCAAACATGCATTTCATTTACGGCTTATGCAACGGCAACGCCAATAGAGCTGCTGCACTCTACCGGGAAAGATATCCTAATGTTCGGCATCCTGATTACCGTGTCTTTATTCGAGTGCACAATTCACTTTTTGAAGGAAGATTTCCCGGGACTGGCTTAAGCAGAGCTAGCGAAGGACGGCTTCAACGACATAGTGAAGTCGAAGTGCTAGAATTGGTTGAAGAAGACCCTTCTACATCCTTAAGTCAAATAGCAAGACGTACCGGTATACCGAAGAAATCTGTACATAGGATTTTAAAAAGACACCAACTTTATCCGTACCATTACCAAAAGGTTCAAACTTTGATGCCAAGAGATGGTGCATTCAGAGTAACATTTTGTCAAATAATGTTACGAAAAATAAGAGAAGATCCAAAATGTTTCGACAAAATTTTATGGACAGATGAGTCGACGTGCCGGCGAGATGGATTTTTAAACTTACATAATTTACACAGTTGGCAACTTGAAAATCCGAAGCTGATACGTGCAGACAGAGCACagcaacaatttaaaataaatttgtggaCGGGAATTGTTGGTGGGAAAATAATAGGTCCATATGAGTTGCCAGCGACATTAAATGCTGAagggtatttaatttttttacaaaataatttacttgaGCTGCTGCAAAACTTATCACTTGAGACAAGAGAAGGAATGTGGCTGCAAAATGACGGGTGTCCCGCGCATTTTGCTGTTCGGGTGCGGGAATATTTAAATGAAGCATACCCAGATAGGTGGATTGGGCGCTTGGGTCCAATTTTATGGCCGCCACGATCGCCTGACTTGAACCCCCTGAACTTTTTTTATTGGGGATGCATTAAGGAAaaagtgtacaataaagcaGTGTCCACAGTCGAAGAATTGCGCACACGTGTGCAATTAGCCGCTGGTGAAATTGAAGCATCAGGCTATGCACGCCGTATCAAAAGGTCATTTATAAGGCGATGCCGAGGCTGCATTGCTGCTAATGGGGGGCATTTTGAACATTtactttaa
- the LOC123662965 gene encoding probable pyruvate dehydrogenase E1 component subunit alpha, mitochondrial isoform X2, with protein sequence MSKLIPSAAKLFSGTSAITKAAAPVAVTSNAKYSTKSESTFEIKPFKLHKLDKGPAQSATLTAEDALKMYEKLAALRRIETASGNLYKEKIIRGFCHLYSGQEAVAVGMRAAMRDVDTVITAYRCHGWTHLMGVSLVGVLAELTGRRSGCSRGKGGSMHLYGKNFFGGNGIVGAQVPLGAGLAFAHKYRGDGGVSFALYGDGAANQGQLFEAYNMAKLWDLPCVFVCENNGYGMGTSVDRSSASSEYYTRGDYIPGIWVDGMDVIATREATRFAIDYCSSGKGPLVMEMETYRYSGHSMSDPGTSYRTRDEVQEVRQTRDPITSFKEKIIASELVTPDQLKVCLMSSRRCARPETPSPPSRRRSSPASS encoded by the exons ATGAGTAAACTCATTCCTTCCGCCGCTAAGCTCTTTAGCGGAACTTCAGCGATCACG aaAGCGGCCGCCCCAGTTGCAGTCACTTCGAACGCAAAATACAGTACAAAATCGGAATCTACATTCGAAATAAAA cctTTCAAACTCCATAAATTGGATAAAGGTCCCGCTCAATCAGCTACACTTACTGCTGAAGATGCTCTCAAAATGTATGAAAAACTTGCAGCTCTTAGGAGAATTGAAACAGCATCAGGAAATTTGTATAAGGAAAAGATTATTCGTGGTTTCTGCCATTTGTATTCAG GTCAGGAAGCTGTAGCAGTGGGCATGCGTGCAGCAATGCGTGACGTTGACACTGTTATCACTGCTTACCGTTGTCATGGATGGACGCATTTGATGGGTGTCAGTTTAGTCGGAGTCTTGGCCGAGCTGACTGGCAGGAGATCTGGTTGTTCGAGGGGCAAAGGTGGTTCAATGCATTTGTACGGGAAAAACTTTTTTGGTGGAAACGGTATTGTAGGAGCTCAG GTACCACTTGGTGCTGGCTTAGCATTCGCTCACAAATACCGTGGAGATGGTGGTGTTAGTTTCGCTTTATATGGTGACGGAGCAGCTAATCAAGGACAATTGTTTGAAGCGTACAATATGGCTAAACTATGGGATCTTccgtgtgtgtttgtatgtgaaAACAATGGCTATG GTATGGGTACAAGTGTGGACCGATCGTCCGCAAGTTCTGAATACTACACACGAGGCGACTACATCCCCGGCATTTGGGTGGACGGTATGGACGTGATCGCGACTAGGGAAGCCACCCGGTTTGCCATCGATTACTGTTCCAGCGGAAAAG GCCCGCTAGTGATGGAGATGGAGACATACCGCTACTCGGGCCACTCGATGTCGGACCCTGGCACGTCGTACCGCACGCGAGATGAGGTGCAGGAG GTGCGCCAGACCAGAGACCCCATCACCTCCTTCAAGGAGAAGATCATCGCCAGCGAGCTCGTGACGCCCGACCAGCTCAAGGTATGTCTGATGAGCTCCAGGAGGTGCGCCAGACCAGAGACCCCATCACCTCCTTCAAGGAGAAGATCATCGCCAGCGAGCTCGTGA
- the LOC123662965 gene encoding probable pyruvate dehydrogenase E1 component subunit alpha, mitochondrial isoform X1 translates to MSKLIPSAAKLFSGTSAITKAAAPVAVTSNAKYSTKSESTFEIKPFKLHKLDKGPAQSATLTAEDALKMYEKLAALRRIETASGNLYKEKIIRGFCHLYSGQEAVAVGMRAAMRDVDTVITAYRCHGWTHLMGVSLVGVLAELTGRRSGCSRGKGGSMHLYGKNFFGGNGIVGAQVPLGAGLAFAHKYRGDGGVSFALYGDGAANQGQLFEAYNMAKLWDLPCVFVCENNGYGMGTSVDRSSASSEYYTRGDYIPGIWVDGMDVIATREATRFAIDYCSSGKGPLVMEMETYRYSGHSMSDPGTSYRTRDEVQEVRQTRDPITSFKEKIIASELVTPDQLKEIDTKVRKEVDEATKQSKSDPEVGIEELSGDIYYNNLEPFIRGVHPDAPLEHINVMPRN, encoded by the exons ATGAGTAAACTCATTCCTTCCGCCGCTAAGCTCTTTAGCGGAACTTCAGCGATCACG aaAGCGGCCGCCCCAGTTGCAGTCACTTCGAACGCAAAATACAGTACAAAATCGGAATCTACATTCGAAATAAAA cctTTCAAACTCCATAAATTGGATAAAGGTCCCGCTCAATCAGCTACACTTACTGCTGAAGATGCTCTCAAAATGTATGAAAAACTTGCAGCTCTTAGGAGAATTGAAACAGCATCAGGAAATTTGTATAAGGAAAAGATTATTCGTGGTTTCTGCCATTTGTATTCAG GTCAGGAAGCTGTAGCAGTGGGCATGCGTGCAGCAATGCGTGACGTTGACACTGTTATCACTGCTTACCGTTGTCATGGATGGACGCATTTGATGGGTGTCAGTTTAGTCGGAGTCTTGGCCGAGCTGACTGGCAGGAGATCTGGTTGTTCGAGGGGCAAAGGTGGTTCAATGCATTTGTACGGGAAAAACTTTTTTGGTGGAAACGGTATTGTAGGAGCTCAG GTACCACTTGGTGCTGGCTTAGCATTCGCTCACAAATACCGTGGAGATGGTGGTGTTAGTTTCGCTTTATATGGTGACGGAGCAGCTAATCAAGGACAATTGTTTGAAGCGTACAATATGGCTAAACTATGGGATCTTccgtgtgtgtttgtatgtgaaAACAATGGCTATG GTATGGGTACAAGTGTGGACCGATCGTCCGCAAGTTCTGAATACTACACACGAGGCGACTACATCCCCGGCATTTGGGTGGACGGTATGGACGTGATCGCGACTAGGGAAGCCACCCGGTTTGCCATCGATTACTGTTCCAGCGGAAAAG GCCCGCTAGTGATGGAGATGGAGACATACCGCTACTCGGGCCACTCGATGTCGGACCCTGGCACGTCGTACCGCACGCGAGATGAGGTGCAGGAGGTGCGCCAGACCAGAGACCCCATTACCTCCTTCAAGGAGAAGATCATCGCCAGCGAGCTCGTGACGCCCGACCAGCTCAAG GAAATTGATACAAAAGTGCGTAAAGAAGTAGACGAGGCGACTAAACAATCCAAATCTGACCCCGAAGTGGGCATCGAAGAGCTCTCCGGAGACATTTACTACAACAATCTCGAGCCCTTCATCCGCGGTGTTCACCCCGACGCGCCTTTAGAACATATTAACGTTATGCCACgcaattaa
- the LOC123662966 gene encoding malate synthase, glyoxysomal-like, with the protein MSGVLLLQSSPPKLEDIQKKIFNKGALEFLANLHREFDCKVDQLYKNRLKTSVILKSGVSLNFKESPERKDLSWKVAPLPSRLQNRHLDLGDVSAANAAHFSAALESDVQGIQVDFDDGHCPTWRNQLLAYNNINLAIHGNLPGAPISITTCPILMLRPRAWNMIDHDILIDGKEAIGPLVDFGILMYHNAKKLYEANCGPYFYLSKLEGASEAQLWNEIFVWTQTQLSIPIGTIKACVLIENIVSTFEMDEILFALKDHCIGLNCGIWDYCASIVAKFGDRKDFLLPDRNKYVNMDQKFLNSYMKIVVNTCHARGALATGGMAASMLKPGTDGSDDLSKIILNKVLEAKLKEIEAGVDGFMVYDSRIVPYVNELWKKSGATPNQIHRILDINVTPKDLLLIPSGGVTMQGLKHNVAITILFIYHWLAGIGHFFYSGNVEDSATAEISRAQIWQWIRFSPALEDETKQQVTLKLVEKVASNFTAHAHKNLCRSSAERKRLTAAKYMSLELFLCRNPPEFITSYLNDNHKFRTLHNKSLLSNL; encoded by the exons ATGTCTGGAGTTTTATTATTGCAATCTTCCCCGCCTAAATTAGAAGATATtcagaagaaaatatttaataaaggcgCTCTCGAATTTTTAGCGAATTTACATAGAGAGTTTGATTGTAAAGTTGATCAACTTTACAAAAATAGATTGAAAACTTCAGTCATTTTAAAATCGGGTgtatctttaaattttaaagaatcTCCCGAACGAAAAGACTTATCGTGGAAAGTTGCTCCTTTACCATCGAGACTTCA aaatcgtCACTTAGATTTAGGTGATGTGTCTGCAGCAAATGCTGCGCACTTTTCTGCTGCATTGGAATCGGATGTTCAGGGAATTCAAGTAGACTTTGATGATGGACACTGCCCGACATGGAGAAACCAATTGCtagcatataataatataaaccttGCTATTCATGGGAATCTTCCTGGGGCACCTATTAGTATCACGACATGCCCCATTTTAATGCTACGACCAAGAGCCTGGAATATGATAGATCATGATATTTTA attgaTGGCAAAGAAGCTATTGGGCCATTGGTCGATTTTGGTATTCTTATGTACCACAATGCCAAGAAATTGTATGAAGCAAACTGCGGCCCttacttttatttatctaaacTGGAAGGGGCATCAGAGGCACAACTCTGGAATGAAATCTTTGTATGGACTCAAACTCAACTTAGTATTCCAATAGGAACAATAAAAGCATGTGTTTTGATAGAAAATATTGTATCAACTTTTGAAATGGATGAAATATTGTTTGCATTGAAGGACCACTGCATAGGTTTAAATTGTGGCATATGGGATTATTGTGCTTCGATTGTCGCTAAATTTG GAGATCGTAAAGATTTTTTACTGCCTGACAggaataaatatgtaaatatggaTCAAAAATTTCTCAACAGTTACATGAAAATTGTTGTAAACACTTGTCATGCGAGAGGTGCTTTGGCTACAGGAGGCATGGCTGCATCAATGCTAAAACCAGGCACAGACGGCTCTGATGATTT gtCAAAGATCATTTTGAACAAAGTTCTCGAAGCAAAGCTGAAAGAAATCGAAGCGGGAGTGGACGGTTTCATGGTCTACGATTCTCGTATAGTACCGTATGTTAATGAG CTTTGGAAGAAAAGCGGCGCTACTCCTAATCAAATTCATCGTATATTAGACATTAATGTTACACCAAAAGATTTATTGTTAATACCAAGCGGAGGAGTTACAATGCAAGGACTGAAACACAACGTAGCAATAACAATTTTGTTCATTTACCACTGGCTGGCGGGAATCGGACATTTCTTTTACAGTGGTAATGTTGAAGACTCGGCTACTGCGGAAATTTCTAGAGCTCAGATCTGGCAGTGGATTAGATTTTCT ccGGCTTTAGAAGACGAAACAAAGCAACAAGTTACGCTGAAATTGGTAGAGAAAGTCGCGTCTAATTTCACTGCGCATGCACATAAGAATCTCTGTCGTTCCAGCGCTGAGAGAAAACGACTCACAGCAGCCAAGTATATGAGTTTGGAGTTATTTTTATGTCGTAACCCACCCGAGTTTATTACTTCATATCTTAACGATAACCATAAATTTAGAACATTACATAATAAATCCCTTTTGAGTAACCTTtaa